CCATGGGTAGAGCTCATCACGCTCGGATCATCGTCGATTGATCATCGGGATCCGTGCAACCCATGGCAGGGTGCCGTGCAGGAAATCCGGGGGGATCCGGTTCACAATCCACGGCTTCAAGTACTTCAACCTGGTGCTGATCACCAACGTGGCGGGCGCCGGCGACATCGTCCGGGCCAGCGTGAAGGGGTCGCGCACCGGTTGGATGCCTATGTCCCGCAACTGGGGCCAGAACTGGCAGTCCAACGCCGTCCTCGTCGGCCAATCCCTCTCCTTCCGCGTCACCGGCAGCGACCGCCGCACCTCCACTTCCTGGAACATCGTCCCTTCCACTTGGCAGTTCGGCCAGACCTTCGAGGGCAAGAACTTCCGCGTCTAACACTGCAACTCGAATGCTGCTCCACTCTCCTTCCTTTTAGTGACATGGAGGTGGCTGTCTGTGTGTGCGTCAGAGACTTTGACTGCGTGTTTTGGTAGTCTTCGAAGGCAATGGCGCTGAAGTGGCTGCAGACCTGAAGTGAGTCTTGTGGCCCGCAGCTGCTCACGTGTCCGAATTGGTCTTACATTgtggtagtagtagtagtagaagtATGTAGCGTTGCTTGTGATGCGacttcttttatgtgtttgtCTGCGGTTCGGTTCAGAGCTCAATCTTGAACCGGAGGCAATCTCTTCTGATTGCCTTCGGCTCGGTTTGGTTCATTGCTCAATTTCGACTCGACTCGAGTACCACCTGACTCATGAACCCGACAGGTCACTTCAAAATCGTTTATTCATTCATCACGAGAGATGATTAACgtttcatataaaaatatctaCAACTTAGATACAAAATCGAAACAAATACAATGGAAATGACCTAACAGATCTTTTGCTTTGGCTAATTTTCTTTACAGAAAAATCCTTCGACGTAAAAAAGGAGTTCGAGGAAACAAACAATACTTCAGCCTATAAATTAGTAATAAAGTTTACGATGAGACTTGCAACAAATGCAGACGGATCCCCGACGAACGCCGCCATGATGAAGCTGATAGCGATCTGCACGATCTTCTTGAACTTGGCAAACCTTCCCTTCTTTCCGCTCTCTCTTCTGCGAGCAAGCTGAAGCCCGGGCAGGCTCTTGATCTCCAGATCTCGGCTTTCGTTGACCTCGCCAATTGCTGCAGCTCCTTTGCCACCAAGGAAGGAATTCTCCAGATGttcgatcatgtccttcttgacacAGGACACATGGAAGTGGTACTCCTTGCACCCTGAAACGTACATCCAGCTTCTTGCACGTTTGTTCAGCTTCTTCTTGCCGCACCTGCAACACTTGGAAGTCTCTTTCTCGTGTAGAAACAGTGTCATGTTGTTCTCTTCCTCCGCTTGCACATGTATCATCGTCTCCAGGTTCGCACAGCACGGGTGCAAGTCCCACCCTTGGTCGAAGCAATGGTAGACAAAACCATTGATGTCTCCGCCGCACGCGTCACAGCGGCGATTGGGATCGCCCGAGCGGAGGAAGTGGAAGACGCAACCTGGGAAGAAGGGATGGGCGAGGGTGTCCCTAGTGTTTGCGCAGTGCTCGTGCAGAAGGTAGCCACAATGCTCGGCGCAAGCATATCGAGGACCGAACCCCATCTCTTCACATCCATCGCAGCGGTAAGGACGTCTCATGTTGTCTGGCTTCAGCTCGTGCTCGTGGTAGTTGTGGCAACCCATGATTGAATGAACGATATCTCTTCTCTTTACTGACGCGCTGATTGCTTCTTGCGATTCTTCACCTATCAAAGCAGAGACAACAGGACACGTACATAAGAACACCATGCAAATGAAGCTGGGAATAACAAGCCATAGTACAGGTAGATAGATGAAGATTGAGCAGCGTACCTTTGGAGCTTCACTTGCTATACCTGTCGATGGGCTCTTTCTCACTTCCTTTGCCGCTGTATATATAGCGAGAGACAAGCGCTATGGAACAGCAAACTTCTAAAACACGTAAGACTCGTATGCTTCGCTACGAAGACACTGATTAGCTAGTCAAACATCCACGAAACTTGCAAAGACTTCAGATCAGCAAACATAAACTAATACTCCTATGCTTCAAGTCGAAGGCGATGGTCAACGAAACCACGATGTCTTGTCATCCACGGAAGTCGTGGAAAGTTAGTCTACTATGAAAATATTAGCCAATTTCTCTATGACGGTTCTTTGTGTGTGAAGATATTATATACACTCATTTTTGACCTGATCAAACGCAAGCAGGCGGAAAACCGCGTTGTCCACCTCGGAAAACGCGGGTAGCGCACTGTAAGGGATATATGCTTGGAGCATTCATTTGCAGTAGTATCCTTGTCGTTCTGCTCTAACTTTATGCTTATTATTCTTCTGTGGACTTGGGGAGTGATGTATTTCCATGAATCCAACATCACCTTCTTCGAAACAATTAGCATATATTTGTGCGAGCACTGAGAAGTCTCCTGGGATTGGTGTTGTTCCACGCACACGTTGCTTAGGGAAGTCTCTTATCCGACAAAAAGTTGGTGTCGACGTGAACTCGTATGGTTTTCCAGTTATGTATTTCTTCGATATTGGTGTGAGCCTCAATCTTTATAGTTGAGCGGATGATAATTTTAAGGgtgatttttctacaaaaaagtaTTCTTATTTTTTGCATTcgatatttcttattttattttattttatttcaaataatatctctaatttaaaaattatttaaattattcctTAATTTTTTTCGTCCATATACTATTTTGGCTTggtataatattttgatcatcaaaacaaaaatactataaatgagtgaaataaaatttaaaaaactgaaaatattttaatatgtcaTACTACGATTAAGATAATGGTAGAGTTTGAATTGtaaagaataagaaaataaaaataattaaatattttagaatTTTTATAGCCAGTATCGTAAGAGGATAAGGATCCTAATATGAGAAGAAGTTTTTGAGGAAAAACTATATTGACAATAAGAGTTTGgttattctataaatattttgTGTATCTTCAAATCTGAGTGGAAATCAATCGAGTGCATTTTGTTTCTCTTTAAGATATTTATAGATTAATACTAGGGTTTCTAAAGATGACGAAAAAAATGTGTGATTTTTTGGAGTgaggataaatatttataaatattccATGTACCTTCATATTTTGATGGAAATCGATCAACATGTAAGGAATACTTCGTGtacttttttgtttctctttaaatatttatagattAATATTAGAGCTTTTAGAGATGTGAAagaaaatatgtaaatttttaaaGATATTTATGTGAGAGAGTGTATAATGGAATTATACTTGAGTGAGGGTAATTTGATGGTCTTATAATTGATTTTACATgatgaaaatttaaattttctctatgaatatatatatgaaaattatcgaataaatttttataatatattttatatgataaaaaaaatataaatcggGTCATCTACGAAATTTGAATCGACATCAACTCAGAGCTAAATTATCAAATAATTTGATGGTCTTGTAATTGATTTtacatgatgaaaattttaattttctctatgaatatatatatatatatatatatatatatatatatatatatatattatcgaataaatttttataatatattttatatgataaaaaaaatgcaaATGGGGTGGTCTACGAAATTGGAATCAACATCAACTCAGAGCTAAACGATCTCTTTGATGTAGGCTGACTAGACAAAGATATCTAAGACAAGTAATATGAATGATTTGCGATCCATGTGTCATTATACAATTGATGTAAAATATTCCCCTTATCGATGGCACACTCATCTCAGGTCACATCCGGACGTACGCATCATCACGTCCCCATTACATGCCACAGTATCGCCTTCATCCTGTACTCGAGAAAACGAGGCGAAGCTTTGGCAAACGAAGCACTTTgctgctcttcctcctcctccaccgaatAATTCAAGCCATTCATTATTCATTGTCCATGTAAATAATGCACTTTCTACCTTAAAGACTTTGAGGGATAGGCAGTCAGTCCCTACAAGCATAAAATATATGCAATCATAGCCTTATTTTATGGATGAAAACTCAAGCCATTAACACCTCTGCCAACTGCAGTGGCTAATGTGATGATATGACGGTTCCACTAATCCTGCCATGCATTGTTAACGTATCTATAATTGTTTTCTTTTATACGGAAAGTAAGAAATAAGATGGGCTTTTCACAATAACATTGCTAGTTGATTATGGGCAATGAATCATCACATCAAGG
Above is a genomic segment from Musa acuminata AAA Group cultivar baxijiao chromosome BXJ3-4, Cavendish_Baxijiao_AAA, whole genome shotgun sequence containing:
- the LOC135635960 gene encoding protein VACUOLELESS GAMETOPHYTES-like; this translates as MGCHNYHEHELKPDNMRRPYRCDGCEEMGFGPRYACAEHCGYLLHEHCANTRDTLAHPFFPGCVFHFLRSGDPNRRCDACGGDINGFVYHCFDQGWDLHPCCANLETMIHVQAEEENNMTLFLHEKETSKCCRCGKKKLNKRARSWMYVSGCKEYHFHVSCVKKDMIEHLENSFLGGKGAAAIGEVNESRDLEIKSLPGLQLARRRESGKKGRFAKFKKIVQIAISFIMAAFVGDPSAFVASLIVNFITNL